In Siniperca chuatsi isolate FFG_IHB_CAS linkage group LG16, ASM2008510v1, whole genome shotgun sequence, the following proteins share a genomic window:
- the LOC122863612 gene encoding uncharacterized protein LOC122863612: MVGWSVNLLGLRVFVSCIGLVGNLFLILSIIQTNFSQIKSFEVFLLGLAAANLVDIVIVNIYDIIIFQTSSTTTTGSWLCHSLKFLTVFGEITSILFTVLISIFRYLKLRDTDKRVNLPICLDSVRSAWTVSGVCVMLSTLVSLPIFVINLQDPAENVTRSSSGCPPDFFQCSKNDCPILNRFYKYLFILVCNLLPLIIVTVTGCLIITVLLSQMKTVTPAVSGSSQFGRKSKSLRRQRSTIAVLAAMVLFQVDWTLYLIFQLTFSPTDFPFWAEMQFFVSTSYTSISPYVYGIGNNLFSLNNFIKK; the protein is encoded by the coding sequence ATGGTTGGCTGGTCTGTCAACCTCCTGGGCTTAAGAGTCTTCGTTTCTTGCATAGGACTTGTGGGTAATTTATTTCTTATACTCTCCATCATTCAGACCAACTTCTCCCAAATTAAATCCTTTGAGGTGTTTCTCTTGGGACTGGCTGCAGCCAACCTGGTGGACATTGTCATCGTGAACATCTATGATATTATCATCTTCCAgacttcctccaccaccaccaccggcAGTTGGTTGTGTCACTCACTCAAGTTCCTGACTGTGTTTGGTGAAATTACCAGCATCCTCTTCACTGTCCTCATCAGCATCTTCCGCTACTTAAAGCTGAGAGACACCGACAAGAGGGTCAACCTCCCAATCTGCCTGGACAGCGTCAGGTCAGCTTGGACGGTGAGTGGGGTTTGTGTGATGCTATCCACGCTAGTGAGTCTCCCCATTTTTGTCATAAACCTTCAAGACCCTGCAGAAAACGTCACAAGAAGCAGCAGTGGCTGCCCTCCAGACTTCTTTCAGTGTAGTAAAAATGATTGCCCCATACTCAACCGCTTTTACAAATACCTGTTCATCCTGGTGTGCAACCTGCTGCCTCTGATCATCGTCACAGTCACCGGCTGCCTCATCATCACAGTGCTGCTGAGCCAGATGAAGACGGTGACACCAGCGGTGAGCGGGTCAAGCCAGTTCGGCAGGAAGAGCAAAAGTCTGAGGCGCCAGCGAAGTACGATAGCTGTACTGGCAGCTATGGTGTTGTTCCAGGTAGACTGGACTCTCTACCTGATCTTCCAGCTGACCTTTAGCCCCACTGACTTTCCTTTTTGGGCTGAAATGCAGTTCTTTGTCTCAACTTCCTATACATCCATCAGTCCGTATGTGTATGGGATAGGGAATAACCTGTTCTCTCTCAATAACTTTATAAAGAAGTAA